Proteins from one Halovivax limisalsi genomic window:
- a CDS encoding S9 family peptidase: protein MQPIRAADYHDLVFVREPRLAPDGERVAFVRSVAEDDESRRGTIHVVPTDGGEPRQFTVDEGVDSEPRWSPDGEYLAFVSTRGADDDRPQLWLLPTAGGEARQVTEVAGGVSGIEWSPDGSRIVFTQASTPEDRDEGRDMSVDPDYEFESPDPRVIDRLNYRSMQRYFDGERSHVYVLDVETAMAAAEAAGGEPSRADALDRLTDGDADYVGPAWGDAETVYYASKPADEPLPDDSVELDIHAHPLAEDAEPEILTRTTGWGGAIEATTDGLVAFPRTPEARMTMRQVDIVVHDVETGEEVVPTDSLDRTLSQAGFQWGPDEEHLFFATPDEGRVRVWSAPGDASADPESVYDDGATVEAFSVGEERVAVAQSEWDHPGDVFLAGRSGGDPTRLTDVNADYFADRTVAEPEELWFESDGGECQGWLLTPPDVDESGGIAGEEPFPLVVEIHGGPHVQWTTSGTMWHEFQTLAASGYAVFWSNPRGSTGYGEDHATATYRDWGDTTLSDVLAGADAVSERPAIDADEQYVTGGSFGGYVTAWAVGRTDRFTAAVAQRGVYDLTGFYGSTDGAYKLVEYDFGTTPWAEPEFLWEHSPVSLVPEVDTPTLLVHSDRDYRTPANGAELYYTGLKKHGVDARLVRYPREGHELSRSGEPAHVVDRIERIVRWFDGYSDGTDVPPALERDPNDGLSADEPDGDEVSDEE, encoded by the coding sequence ATGCAGCCGATTCGTGCGGCCGATTACCACGACCTCGTCTTCGTTCGAGAGCCCCGGCTCGCGCCCGACGGCGAGCGCGTCGCGTTCGTCCGTAGCGTCGCCGAGGACGACGAATCGAGGCGCGGAACGATCCACGTCGTCCCGACCGACGGCGGCGAGCCGCGCCAGTTCACCGTCGACGAAGGGGTCGACAGCGAGCCGCGCTGGAGTCCCGACGGCGAGTACCTGGCGTTCGTGAGTACTCGCGGGGCGGACGACGACCGGCCGCAGCTGTGGCTCCTTCCTACCGCGGGCGGCGAGGCCCGCCAGGTGACCGAGGTCGCCGGCGGCGTCTCCGGTATCGAGTGGAGTCCCGACGGCTCGCGCATCGTCTTCACGCAGGCCTCGACCCCGGAGGATCGCGACGAGGGTCGCGACATGTCCGTCGACCCCGACTACGAGTTCGAGTCGCCGGATCCGCGCGTTATCGATCGGCTCAACTACCGGTCGATGCAGCGGTATTTCGACGGCGAGCGCAGCCACGTCTACGTCCTCGACGTCGAGACCGCCATGGCGGCCGCGGAAGCGGCGGGCGGCGAACCCTCGCGCGCGGACGCTCTCGACCGGCTCACCGACGGCGACGCGGACTACGTCGGGCCCGCGTGGGGCGACGCGGAGACGGTCTACTACGCCAGCAAACCCGCCGACGAGCCGCTGCCCGACGATTCGGTCGAACTCGACATCCACGCGCACCCCCTCGCCGAGGACGCCGAGCCGGAGATCCTCACGCGGACGACCGGCTGGGGCGGAGCGATCGAGGCGACGACCGACGGCCTCGTCGCGTTCCCGCGGACGCCGGAAGCGCGCATGACCATGCGCCAGGTCGACATCGTCGTCCACGACGTCGAGACCGGCGAGGAGGTGGTTCCGACGGACTCGCTCGACCGGACGCTCTCCCAGGCCGGCTTCCAGTGGGGCCCCGACGAGGAACACCTGTTCTTCGCGACGCCGGACGAAGGTCGGGTTCGCGTCTGGTCGGCACCCGGCGACGCGAGCGCCGATCCGGAGTCGGTCTACGACGACGGCGCCACCGTCGAGGCGTTCTCCGTCGGCGAGGAGCGCGTCGCGGTCGCCCAGAGCGAGTGGGATCACCCCGGCGACGTCTTCCTCGCCGGCCGATCCGGCGGCGACCCGACCCGCCTCACGGACGTCAACGCCGACTACTTCGCCGACCGAACGGTCGCCGAACCCGAGGAGCTGTGGTTCGAGAGCGACGGTGGGGAGTGTCAGGGCTGGCTGCTGACGCCGCCGGACGTCGACGAGTCGGGAGGTATCGCGGGCGAGGAACCCTTCCCGCTCGTCGTCGAGATCCACGGCGGGCCGCACGTCCAGTGGACGACGTCGGGCACGATGTGGCACGAGTTCCAGACCCTGGCCGCCAGCGGCTACGCCGTCTTCTGGTCGAACCCGCGGGGCTCGACGGGCTACGGCGAGGACCACGCGACGGCCACCTACCGGGATTGGGGCGATACGACCCTGTCGGACGTCCTCGCGGGCGCCGACGCGGTGAGCGAGCGCCCGGCGATCGACGCCGACGAGCAGTACGTCACCGGCGGCAGCTTCGGCGGCTACGTGACCGCCTGGGCCGTCGGGCGCACCGACCGCTTCACCGCCGCCGTCGCCCAGCGCGGCGTCTACGACCTCACCGGCTTCTACGGCTCGACCGACGGCGCGTACAAGCTCGTCGAGTACGACTTCGGCACCACGCCCTGGGCGGAACCGGAGTTCCTCTGGGAGCACTCGCCGGTCTCGCTCGTCCCCGAGGTCGACACGCCCACCCTGCTCGTCCACTCGGATCGCGACTACCGGACGCCCGCCAACGGCGCCGAACTCTACTACACCGGCCTGAAGAAACACGGCGTCGACGCGCGCCTGGTCAGGTACCCCCGTGAGGGCCACGAACTCTCGCGCTCGGGCGAACCGGCCCACGTCGTCGATCGCATCGAGCGGATCGTCCGCTGGTTCGACGGCTACTCCGACGGGACGGACGTCCCGCCGGCGCTCGAACGCGACCCGAACGACGGGCTGTCGGCGGACGAGCCCGACGGGGACGAGGTATCGGACGAAGAGTGA
- a CDS encoding ArsA family ATPase — protein sequence MSNPQFVFVGGKGGVGKTTISSAYALRDSRAGRETLLVSTDPAHSVGDVFDQEFADEPEPVSGQDRLSVLEIDPDAAVEAHRQRLERELGTQLSAAVVNEVDRQLELAHRAPGAYEAALFDRFVDVMRSAEAYDRVIFDTAPTGGTLRMLALPDLLADWIDRLLAKRRRSVDRYEKAAIGNRQPRRQLEGDPIIARLEDRRDRFAFARETLRTDATVYLVMNPDTLSLRETERAVETLRSHDLAVDGAVMNRVTPEPAAHEDGPGARYLRQRCATERERIETARERLPIPIVATIESRIADVRGDLLRELAAELDDPAGPECP from the coding sequence ATGTCGAACCCTCAATTCGTCTTCGTCGGCGGCAAAGGTGGCGTCGGAAAGACCACGATCTCGAGCGCCTACGCCCTGCGAGACAGTCGGGCCGGCCGGGAGACCCTGCTCGTCTCGACCGATCCGGCCCACAGCGTCGGCGACGTGTTCGACCAGGAGTTCGCTGACGAACCCGAGCCGGTGAGCGGCCAGGACCGGCTCTCGGTCCTCGAGATCGATCCCGATGCGGCAGTCGAGGCCCATCGTCAGCGGCTCGAGCGTGAACTCGGGACCCAGCTGAGCGCCGCGGTGGTCAACGAGGTCGACCGGCAACTGGAGCTGGCACACCGGGCCCCCGGCGCCTACGAGGCCGCTCTCTTCGATCGGTTCGTCGACGTGATGCGGTCGGCCGAGGCCTACGACCGCGTCATCTTCGATACCGCCCCGACCGGGGGCACGCTCAGGATGCTCGCCCTGCCGGACCTGCTCGCGGACTGGATCGACCGGCTGCTCGCCAAGCGCCGCCGGAGCGTCGACCGCTACGAGAAAGCTGCGATCGGCAACCGGCAACCCCGTCGGCAACTGGAGGGCGACCCGATCATCGCGCGACTCGAGGACCGTCGCGACCGGTTCGCGTTCGCCCGCGAGACGCTCCGGACCGACGCGACCGTCTACCTGGTCATGAACCCGGATACGCTCTCGCTTCGGGAAACCGAACGCGCGGTCGAGACGCTCCGGTCGCACGACCTCGCGGTCGACGGGGCCGTGATGAACCGCGTGACGCCGGAACCGGCCGCCCACGAGGACGGTCCCGGCGCTCGCTACCTCCGCCAGCGGTGTGCGACCGAGCGCGAGCGCATCGAGACGGCCAGGGAGAGGCTTCCGATCCCCATCGTCGCGACGATCGAGTCGCGAATTGCCGACGTGCGCGGTGACTTGCTCCGGGAATTGGCGGCCGAACTCGACGATCCGGCTGGCCCCGAGTGTCCGTGA
- a CDS encoding DUF5828 family protein gives MEESISGFKVRGDWSTVVEHGERITAALRDAGAHDPTTEAGEQYAEHFEEWDDWRPKSHERLETDVNEKTAEQARLNEGKGEKAGKGPDEDIKTAGEKLSESYAALESDDADEAVTNWRESIDYVARAADSASRKAIRRVEDTVYQRVMTQLAPYYFDNELVSANVQQSGGANGADEFTFEVNVNDDDLKARVSETLADLDDEIDRWHVETEKDTAAAEAIEGAEPPPEPEDPSKSTTT, from the coding sequence ATGGAAGAGAGTATCTCCGGGTTCAAGGTCCGCGGCGACTGGAGCACGGTCGTCGAGCACGGCGAACGGATAACCGCGGCCCTGCGAGACGCAGGCGCTCACGACCCAACGACCGAGGCCGGCGAGCAATACGCCGAACACTTCGAGGAGTGGGACGACTGGCGCCCGAAGTCCCACGAACGACTCGAAACCGACGTCAACGAGAAGACGGCCGAGCAGGCCCGCCTCAACGAGGGCAAGGGAGAGAAGGCGGGGAAAGGACCGGACGAAGATATCAAGACCGCCGGCGAGAAGCTCTCGGAGTCCTACGCGGCGCTCGAATCGGACGACGCCGACGAGGCCGTCACCAACTGGCGCGAGTCGATCGATTACGTGGCGCGCGCGGCCGACTCGGCGAGCCGCAAGGCGATCCGGCGCGTCGAGGACACTGTCTACCAGCGCGTGATGACCCAGCTCGCGCCCTACTACTTCGACAACGAACTCGTCAGCGCGAACGTCCAGCAATCCGGCGGGGCCAACGGCGCCGACGAGTTCACCTTCGAGGTCAACGTCAACGACGACGACCTCAAAGCGCGCGTCTCCGAGACGCTGGCCGACCTCGACGACGAGATCGACCGCTGGCACGTCGAGACGGAGAAGGACACCGCGGCCGCGGAGGCGATCGAGGGCGCCGAACCGCCGCCGGAGCCCGAAGATCCCTCGAAGTCGACGACGACGTAG
- a CDS encoding carbon starvation CstA family protein — protein MQVIWFVVIVLATFTAGYVGYSTYLARELTELDDERETPAHRYADGQEYVPSKKPVLLGHHFSSVAGGAPIAGPLTAVAAFGWAPALLWVAIGNPLFGAVHDFMALVSSVRHEGKSIGYIVGEYVGERGKNMLLWFAFLLILLVVAAFVFLIAQVFNAYPGAATASLLYIALALGFGVYLYQLNGPFLPGAALFVAGIFAGVWAGYEYPIALVETGALPDGTIVLFGDLAAAELLPLAEAQNPNFAAWALVTVLYSFLAATLPVWVLLQPRDFLTSSLLYTGIGAMLVGVVVGTIRPFEPVDIPVSGVEGLNSVTIDSLEASVPAFEGFVHPSLGPLVPFLFLTIACGTISGFHSLVSSGTTAKQLNRESDARTIGYGAMLGEGLLALTAIIAVSIAAATVASGTLASAIAVFPAGGGALVSTLGIPAGLASIFIALVFASFLLTSTDTATRLGRYMVEELVGTPETSLQETLTNRYANAGVTVVAGYLLVASGSWGNLWLLFGGANQLLAALALLVATIWLANWSDTKQLVSTGVPLAFMVTVTVLGLLWVALLRFPATIIEPAVVSDPAVTEWDVWGDVVSDPGTLAQVEASMHTLSFALLTVLALVLVSLAIRLLRLGIDNISDARAGLATAAVTDGGEHVPEPDGTAEADDVGADDE, from the coding sequence ATGCAAGTCATCTGGTTCGTGGTCATCGTGCTCGCGACGTTCACGGCCGGCTACGTCGGGTACTCGACGTACCTGGCGAGGGAGCTGACCGAACTCGACGACGAGCGCGAGACCCCCGCACACAGGTACGCGGACGGCCAGGAGTACGTGCCATCGAAGAAACCGGTCCTGCTCGGGCACCACTTCTCCAGCGTGGCCGGCGGCGCGCCGATCGCGGGCCCGCTGACGGCGGTCGCGGCGTTCGGCTGGGCGCCAGCGCTGCTGTGGGTGGCGATCGGAAACCCACTCTTCGGCGCGGTCCACGACTTCATGGCGCTGGTTTCGAGCGTCCGCCACGAGGGGAAGTCGATCGGCTACATCGTCGGCGAGTACGTCGGCGAGCGAGGCAAGAACATGCTGCTGTGGTTCGCGTTCCTGCTCATCCTCCTCGTCGTCGCGGCGTTCGTGTTCCTGATCGCGCAGGTGTTCAACGCCTACCCCGGCGCGGCGACGGCCAGCTTGCTCTACATCGCGCTCGCGCTCGGATTCGGCGTCTACCTCTACCAGTTGAACGGTCCCTTCCTTCCAGGGGCGGCGCTGTTCGTCGCCGGCATCTTCGCCGGGGTCTGGGCCGGGTACGAGTACCCGATCGCGCTCGTCGAAACGGGCGCCCTCCCCGACGGCACGATCGTCCTCTTCGGCGACCTGGCGGCGGCGGAGCTGTTGCCGCTCGCCGAGGCGCAGAATCCGAACTTCGCCGCGTGGGCGCTCGTCACGGTGCTGTACTCGTTCCTGGCCGCGACACTCCCGGTCTGGGTACTGCTGCAGCCGCGTGACTTCCTCACGTCGTCGCTTCTGTACACCGGCATCGGGGCGATGCTCGTCGGCGTCGTCGTGGGGACGATCCGTCCGTTCGAACCCGTCGACATTCCCGTCTCCGGGGTCGAGGGCCTCAACAGCGTGACGATCGACAGTCTCGAAGCGTCCGTTCCCGCGTTCGAGGGCTTCGTCCACCCCTCGCTGGGGCCATTGGTTCCGTTCCTGTTCCTCACGATCGCGTGCGGGACGATCAGTGGCTTTCACTCGCTGGTCTCCTCGGGGACGACGGCAAAGCAATTGAACAGGGAATCGGACGCCCGAACGATCGGCTACGGCGCGATGCTCGGCGAGGGGCTGCTTGCGCTGACCGCGATCATCGCGGTTTCGATCGCCGCCGCGACGGTCGCGTCCGGTACCCTCGCGTCGGCCATCGCCGTCTTCCCGGCTGGTGGCGGTGCGCTCGTCTCGACGCTCGGGATTCCGGCCGGTCTGGCGTCGATCTTCATCGCGCTCGTGTTCGCGAGCTTCCTGCTTACGAGCACCGACACCGCGACGCGGCTCGGTCGCTACATGGTCGAGGAACTCGTCGGGACGCCGGAAACGAGTCTCCAGGAGACGCTGACCAACCGGTACGCCAACGCCGGCGTAACCGTTGTCGCCGGCTACCTGCTGGTCGCCTCGGGCAGCTGGGGGAACCTCTGGCTGTTGTTCGGCGGCGCGAACCAGCTCCTCGCGGCGCTTGCGCTACTGGTTGCCACCATCTGGCTCGCAAACTGGAGCGACACGAAACAGCTCGTCAGTACCGGTGTCCCCCTCGCGTTCATGGTGACCGTCACCGTGCTGGGCCTTCTCTGGGTCGCACTCTTGCGCTTTCCGGCGACCATCATCGAGCCGGCCGTGGTTTCGGATCCCGCCGTCACCGAGTGGGACGTCTGGGGTGACGTGGTATCCGATCCAGGAACGCTCGCGCAGGTCGAGGCCTCGATGCACACGCTCTCGTTCGCGCTTCTGACCGTCCTGGCGCTCGTGCTCGTCTCGCTGGCGATCAGGCTGCTTCGGTTGGGGATCGACAACATCTCCGACGCCCGGGCCGGGCTCGCCACGGCTGCGGTCACCGACGGCGGCGAACACGTCCCGGAACCCGACGGCACGGCAGAAGCGGACGACGTGGGCGCTGACGACGAGTGA
- a CDS encoding inorganic phosphate transporter has translation MVEIATLATFVVAAGASLFMAWSIGAGSSGSTPFAPAVGANAISVMRAGFLVGLLGLAGALLQGQNVSQAMGRELIANVSLTPGAATLALSIAAVLVATGVFAGYPIATAFTSTGAVIGVGLALGGDPAWAKYGEIATMWTLTPFVGGFVAYLIARALRDEPLPERVIVIGLAGLVGVVVANIEFAILASGDGSASIAAAGAAFLPGPALAGSAAVTALVVLGWIGPTAVGMRGAPLRTERRFLLVMGGLVAFSAGGSQVGLAVGPLVPLGENVGVPLAALLVGGGVGLLVGSWTGAPRMIKAISQDYSSLGPRRSIAALIPSFALAQAAVLFGIPVSFNEIVVSSIIGSGYAASSGGVSGRKMGYTVLAWIGSFVVAFVASFVGFTAVQALLG, from the coding sequence ATGGTCGAGATCGCGACGCTCGCGACCTTCGTCGTCGCCGCCGGGGCGAGTCTCTTCATGGCGTGGTCGATCGGCGCCGGCTCCAGCGGGTCGACGCCGTTCGCCCCGGCCGTCGGCGCCAACGCGATCTCGGTGATGCGGGCGGGCTTTCTCGTCGGCCTCCTCGGCCTGGCCGGCGCCTTGCTCCAGGGCCAGAACGTCTCCCAGGCGATGGGCAGAGAGCTCATCGCGAACGTCTCGCTGACGCCCGGCGCGGCCACCCTCGCGCTCTCGATCGCCGCGGTGCTCGTGGCGACCGGCGTCTTCGCGGGCTACCCGATCGCGACGGCGTTCACGTCGACGGGCGCCGTCATCGGCGTCGGGCTCGCCCTCGGGGGCGATCCCGCGTGGGCGAAGTACGGCGAGATCGCCACCATGTGGACGCTGACGCCGTTCGTCGGCGGGTTCGTCGCCTACCTGATCGCTCGCGCGCTGCGCGACGAACCGCTACCCGAGCGGGTCATCGTGATCGGCCTGGCGGGCCTCGTCGGCGTCGTCGTCGCGAACATCGAGTTCGCAATCCTGGCCAGCGGGGACGGGAGCGCCTCGATCGCCGCGGCGGGCGCCGCGTTCCTTCCGGGTCCGGCCCTCGCCGGGTCGGCGGCCGTCACCGCGCTGGTCGTGCTGGGCTGGATCGGTCCCACGGCGGTCGGGATGCGCGGCGCACCCCTCCGCACCGAGCGTCGCTTCCTCCTCGTGATGGGCGGGCTCGTCGCGTTCTCGGCCGGCGGCAGCCAGGTCGGCCTGGCGGTCGGTCCGCTCGTCCCCCTCGGCGAAAACGTCGGGGTTCCGCTCGCGGCCCTGCTCGTCGGCGGCGGCGTCGGACTGCTCGTCGGCTCCTGGACCGGCGCGCCGCGGATGATCAAGGCGATCTCGCAGGATTACTCCTCGCTCGGCCCCCGCCGCTCGATCGCGGCGCTCATCCCGTCCTTCGCCCTCGCGCAGGCCGCCGTCCTCTTCGGCATCCCCGTCTCGTTCAACGAGATCGTCGTCAGCTCGATCATCGGTAGCGGCTACGCGGCGAGTTCCGGCGGGGTCAGCGGCCGCAAGATGGGCTACACCGTCCTCGCCTGGATCGGCTCCTTCGTCGTCGCCTTCGTCGCCAGCTTCGTCGGTTTCACCGCGGTGCAGGCGCTCCTGGGATGA
- the upp gene encoding uracil phosphoribosyltransferase, translated as MAIEDRGDAYLVTHALARDTLSRLRSVETEQVSFRKGLVKLGRICGYEIIDGRMETEYVEIETPLEATMGERVKGLEDVVIVNVLRAATPFVEGLLKAFPRARQGVISASRDEAGGRTDDGSFPITVDYVKLPEIREEDTVIVADPMLATGSTMNAVLDRVVDSAPNPEHLIVLSAVSAPEGLLRVGEAFPEADLLTVSIDDHLDEDGYIVPGLGDAGDRAFRTT; from the coding sequence ATGGCGATCGAAGATCGCGGCGACGCGTACCTCGTCACGCACGCGCTGGCCAGGGATACGCTCTCTCGGCTCCGGTCGGTCGAGACGGAACAGGTGAGCTTCAGGAAGGGGCTCGTCAAACTCGGACGCATCTGCGGCTACGAGATCATCGACGGGCGCATGGAGACCGAGTACGTCGAGATCGAGACGCCGCTCGAGGCCACGATGGGCGAGCGCGTCAAGGGGCTCGAGGACGTCGTCATCGTCAACGTGTTGCGCGCGGCGACGCCGTTCGTCGAGGGGCTGTTGAAGGCGTTTCCGCGCGCCCGGCAGGGCGTCATCAGCGCCAGCCGGGACGAGGCGGGTGGCCGAACCGACGACGGCTCGTTCCCGATCACGGTCGACTACGTCAAACTCCCCGAGATCCGCGAGGAAGATACGGTGATCGTCGCGGACCCGATGCTCGCGACGGGGTCGACGATGAACGCCGTCCTCGACCGCGTCGTCGACAGCGCCCCGAACCCGGAACACCTCATCGTGCTCTCGGCCGTCTCCGCGCCGGAGGGGCTCCTCCGCGTCGGCGAGGCGTTCCCCGAGGCCGATCTCCTCACCGTCTCGATCGACGACCACCTCGACGAGGACGGCTACATCGTCCCCGGCCTGGGCGACGCGGGGGATCGGGCGTTCCGGACGACGTGA